The Candidatus Latescibacter sp. genomic interval GGCCGTCTTTACGGCTGGTCGAGAACCCGATCATCCGGGACATCGGGATTCCGGTGCAGTCGGTCAACTGGGTGCGCCTGCACGACGGGCGGGACGGCGCGGGAAAACCGGCTGTCTACGCAACCATGGGACAGACCGCCGACAACCTGTTCGTCCTGCGGATCAATCCGGAAACCGGAGAGCTCAAGCAGTATCTCTCCAGGGTTCCTGAATCCAATTACCCGACCGCGACCCTGATGAGCCGGAGCGGAAAGCTTTATGTCGGGGCGGCCTATGCGGGACATCTCCTCTGCTATGACCCGGCGAACGACACGTTCGAGGCTCTAGGCGCTATCAACCCCGGCAAGGCCAGTTTCCCCTGCGCCATCGAAGAGGACGCGGAGGGCCGTCTCTGGATCGGGAGTTACGGGACCGCTGACCTGACCAGCTACGAACCCAGGACAGGGGTATTCACCCGCTACGGCCGTATGGATGAAGTGGACATGTACAATTATCCCATGGTCAATTCCGACGGCACGATCTGCAACCGTATCATGATGACCCAGCCGCACCTTGTGGTGCTCGACCCTAAAACCGGCGAGAAGAAGACAGTTGGGCCGGTAGCGACCAAGGGCAAGGAATCGTTCGATCTCGTCCGGGGAGCGGACAACACGGTCTATATCCGTTCGAGTATGGGGAATTTCCGGATTCAGGGATTCACCGCTGTCCCGGTGGAGAAAATCCCGGAAAAACCGGCGGCCTCCCCAACCGCTTCATACAGATCCACATTCACCGATGCCGACCAGCAGCTTTACCGGAAGCTCTCGGTGAAGAAACCGGACGGAAGCACCCAAACTTTCACCCTGGATTATAAAGCCGCCGGCACGGAGATATTCGTTCTCCATACCGGGCCGGACGGCTGCCTCTACGGTTCAAGCATTCTGCCGCTCCACCTGTTCCGCTACGATCCCCGTTCCGGGAGCCTGGCCGATATGGGCAAATGCTCCGCCGCTTCCGGGGAGGCGTACTCGATGGCCAATTTCCGGGGGAGCATATATATCTCCTCCTATCCTGGGGCCATGGTTTCGGTCTATGACCCGAAAAAGCCATACCATTATGGGAAGGGCCCCGCTGATAATCCCCGCGAGCTTGGCCGTATCGACGACATCTCCTACCGTCCACGCTCGACTGTGACCGGGCCGCTCGGAAGGGTCTGGCTGGCGTCGCTCCCGGACTACGGCCGCTGGGGAGGCCCCCTGTCCTGGTATGAACCTTCGACCGGAGAAAAACATGCCTACTACCGTATTTTCGGTGATGGGAGCTGCTATACCCTGGCGCCTCTGGAAAAGCTAGGGCTTATGGCGGTCGGCACAACCATTCAGGCTGGATCGGGTACCACGCCGAAAGTGAAGCAGGCGCAGCTTTTCCTTTGGGATTACAAGGCAGAAAAGAAAGTATGGGAGGGCGCCCCGGACCGGCCGGTGAATACTTTCAACGCGCTCCTCGCGGGTCCGGACGGCCGTCTCTACGGCACTATCACCGGAGGCGGAAATCCGGAATTGTTCGTTTTCGATCCCCTGTCACGCACCTTTACCGACCGCAAGCCTCTTCCGGAGGGCGGCCCGCTGGATAACGGCCTGCAGGTTGGCCCGGACGGCTTCCTGTACGGATTCACTTCCTCCTGCTTCTATCGTATTGATATGCAAACGCTTGAAATACGGAAAATTGTTCATAAAGAAAATGAATTCAACATTCCCGGTCCCATCATCGGGAAAGATGTTTACTATGCCCGTAACCATGTGCTGAGGGCGATGAAAGTATTTAGATAGTTTATAGTAGGTCGAAGCTTACGGGAAGGGAAGGTGCTTTATGCAAGATAGTAACCATGCTCGTCTCATATGATGATCATACCTGTTAAAGTATTGGATATACACCCTTTTCTTTTTATATTACAAGAATTATCCGGTTATGTCATTTGGTAAGCATTTTTGAAAATATTGCCCTGTAATTGCAATTAAGATCCTGAAACGAGTTCAGGATGACACGTGTCATGCCGAACTTGTTTCGGCATCTATAGATACGTTCACGAACCTTATCTAATGCCATAACCGAAAAAAACTATTGGAATTCCTTGATATTCAATATCCGCGCTTGCCTTGGTGGGTCTGGAAATGGTTAAAAAATGGAAAGTCAGACGGATCGGCCTCTGGTCTGCCATGAAGATCGGCGGATCCATCTCCTGCGTTTTCGGATTTGCCGCCGGTGTATTTCTGGGGCTTGTGTTTGCATTCTTTTCGTCTCTTATTGCCATGATGCTTTCAGAACACAACCCGGCTTACGGGTTCGGGGGGCTGATCATCTTTCCGGTGATATGTACTTTGTTCTTTGGTTTCATGGGCATTATCCTTTCCCTGGTTTTTGCCCTTTTTTATAATCTCTCCGCCGCCCTGTTCGGCGGAATCGAGCTTGAAATGGAAGCTGAGCGGGTGAATTACCATCCGGAAGAATACTCTTCTAAATTGCACGAAGCTATCTGATTCTCCTTTATTTCCGCGCTGAATTTGATAATTGACAGGGTTGGTAACAGGATATAGATGCCGAAACGCTTTCATCGTTCCCGCGAAGCGGCAACAAGTTCGGCATGACACGTGTAATCCCGAACTCGTTTCAGGATATGATGACGCCATAACAGCGTAGTATTTCCAAGAAATACTCACCAGATGAGCTAATTGCAAAAGTCGTGATTGTTGGAAGCAGTCCCCTTTCTGTCCTTCGGACATCCTTCCCCCAGAGGGGGCAGGAAGCGACTGTGGGACAATGACTTCCCTTGCCCCCTTCAGGGGGAAAGGGATAGAGGGATAGGGGGCTGTAGTTAACAACTTGCCTTCTTTTTTACATATAAACGACTTTTGCAATTGGCTCAGATGACAATCTCGAAAAAATAAAAGGAAACAGAATGAATACTTCCAACGTTGACCATGACCGCATCCCTAAAAAAAACGCGGTGAAGTCCTTTCCGGAGGACAAAACTGTTCCAGCACCCACTAATTTTATCCGGGAAATTATCAATGAAGACCTGCGAATCAATAAAAACAACGGCAGGGTTCATACCCGGTTTCCCCCGGAACCTAACGGCTATCTGCATATCGGGCATGCCAAATCCATCTGCCTGAATTTCGGCCTCGCCCTCGAGTACAACGGCGAATGCAACCTCCGGTTCGATGATACCAATCCGAGCAAAGAAGACATCGAATATGTGGAATCGATCATTAACGATGTAAAATGGCTGGGATTCGACTGGGACGACCGGCTCTTTTATGCCTCCGATTATTTTGAAAAGCTCTATCAGTTTGCAGTTGAGCTAATTAAAATGGAGAAAGCCTATGTATGCAGCCTGAGCGCCCATCAAATCCGTGAGTATCGCGGCACACTGACCGAGCCGGGCAAAGAAAGCCCTTACCGTAACCGTTCGATAGAAGAGAACCTTGACCTTTTCTCGCGCATGCGGGCGGGGGAATTCAAGAACGGCGCCCATGTGCTGCGGGCAAAGATCGACATGGCCTCCCCCAATTTGAACATGAGGGATCCGGTCATCTACCGCATCATCCACGCCGAGCATCACCGTACCGGCAATGCGTGGTGCATCTATCCGATGTATGATTTCACCCACTGCCTGTCCGATTCCCTGGAGGGGATTACTCATTCCATCTGCACTCTGGAGTTTGAGGACCACCGTCCCCTGTACGACTGGTGTCTGGATGAATTGAAAGTGCCCTGCCATCCGCAGCAGATAGAATTCGCCCGTCTCAATCTGACCTATACGGTGATGAGCAAGCGAAAACTCCTCGAGCTGGTACAGGAAAGATATGTCTCAGGATGGAATGATCCCAGGATGCCCACCCTTTCGGGTATGCGTCGCCGTGGATACACTCCGGAAGCGATTCGTAATTTCGCTGAACGGATCGGTGTGGCGAAAAGGGACAGCATGGTCGATGTGGCGCTCCTGGAGTACCATATCCGTGAGGATTTGAACAAACGCTCGCCGCGGGTCATGGCTGTGCTGCGTCCGCTCAAGGTGGTCATCGAAAACTATCCCGAAGGCATGGCGGAGGAGTTGGATGCGGTGAACAACCCGGAAGACCCCGGCATGGGAACCCGTAAAGTCCCCTTCTCCCGGGAACTCTATATCGAACGCGATGATTTCATGGAGAATCCTCCTGGCAAATTCTACCGTCTTGCCCCCGGTCGCGAGGTGAGGCTGCGCTATGCCTATTTTATCAAATGCGTTGGTGTGGTAAAGGATGAGAAAACCGGCGAGGTGATCGAGCTTCGCTGTACCTACGATCCGGCGACGCGCGGCGGCGACGCCCCGGACGGCCGCAAAGTGAAATCGACCCTGCACTGGGTCTCCGCCCCCCACGCAATTCCGGCTGAAGTTCGCCTGTACGACCGCCTGCTTTCAGTGGAAAACCCCTACGGGCAGGAAGGCGATTTCAAAAACTTCCTGAATCCACATTCCCTGGAAGTTCTTACCGGCTGCCGTCTGGAACCGAGCCTTGACTGCGCGGCGCCAGGATGCCGCTACCAGTTTGAACGGATAGGGTATTTCTGCGTGGATTCAGTTGATTCCACTCCGGAGCGCCTGGTATTCAACCGGACAGTGACATTGAAGGATGAGTGGGAGAGAATAAAGAAAAGGGGAAAAGAATTGTAGGGTGGATGTATAAAGAGAAAAAACACATTGAAAGATAGAGCTAATTGCATAAGTAGATATTTGAAGCAGCCCCCTATCTGTCCTTCGGACATCCTTCCCCCGGAGGGGGCAGGAAGTGACTATGGAATAACGACTTCCCTTGCCCCATTCGGGGGAAAGGGACAGAGGGATAGGGGGCTGTAGTTTAAAAAAGTACTTTTTCTTATTTTGTATAAAACGACTTTTGCAAAAGCCTCAACTTTTAAAAATTATTTCTGCTTGCCTTCACTTCTCTTTTCTTTCCGGTAAACCATACCCTGAAAAGCTGCTACGATTTTACCTTTGTCATCGGATATATGAATAGTGTAACTTGCCAGTTTTGCACTGCGGGAAAGCTCTTTCGCCTCTGCGGTCAAAACGCCTTCAGAGGTTGCTTTGAAATAGGAAATATCCGCATGGATCGCCACTGCCGCAACTCCGTAAGAATTGGAGGCAACGGCAAAAACGACATCTGCCAGACCGAACAGCACACCGCCATGGACTATAGCATGACTGTTCAAATGATGCGGTCTTATCTCCAGTCTGGCCTTTGCCCTCCCCTCGGAAGCTTCCAGCAACTCGACGCCAAGATATCGGGCAAATACATCAGTTTCAAAGAATGTAACAAGATTTTCCATTGATACCTCCCGAATAACGGTTACGATGAATATGGTGACATCTCGCCAATTTTCATGAATTAGATAGTATGTATCTGGCAATCCCCCAGATTTTTGAATCAATATTTTGTAACTCTTTATGATGCTTATCTTTCCACGAAAATACATTCTTGAAAATATTCTCGGGTTCAAGTCCTCATGAAGGACAAATCCCCCCTGTCCTTCGGACATCCCCCCTTATTATGGGGGGAATCATGTTGGCAGGCAGCCTAAACCCCCTTAATAAGGGGGTCGCCGCTTTATGCGGCGGGGGGATTTTATCTAAAGAGCAGATAAGTGATATGGTATTTCTGTCGCCGAATAAAAAATGGGGGATGGCCAGAGTATGTATCTGGTTGACATTATGAGAGCAAACATGTATTATTTGAGCTATGCTGCGTTCAAATATACACTGTGAATAAGCAGCGATGTTCGAAAATTCTCGCACAGTTAAAAAGGGCAGTTTTGGAAAAACTTTTTATCCCGGAAACCCCATCATATCATGGCAAAACAAATAAAAAAAACCAGGAAAAATCCTGTTGAACCCCCCCCCTCCGGTCCCATCGTTTTGAATACCGCATCTCAGTATGCGCTCCTGATTGTTCTCATGGGTGTTTTTATCTATTTCTGCATCCAAAACGCATTTATCCAGGATGATACCTATATCACGCTCAGATATGTAAAGAACTTTATATCGGGCCACGGCCTTGTATTCAACCCAGGCGAACGGGTGGAGGGATACACCTGTTTTCTCTGGGTTATGATTCTGAGCGCGGCTGCAGTTCTCGGTCTAAATACGGAGAATGTCTCTCAGTACCTCAGCGTCTTCTTCGGTGTGCTCACCCTTGCCGTGACATTCGCTCTTTACCGGATTATTTCCGCGCCGCCGCCCAGCGCCATGATGGAGAAACGAGCTGAGCGGTGGAATTCCTGGTTTGCGCTTATACCGGTACTGTTTCTGGTTTCCGTCGGGGCGTTCAGTTTCTGGTCGGTGAGCGGCATGGAATCTTCCCTCTTCGTATTTCTGGTTGTCACCGGTCTCTTTTTTCATCTTAAACAGCCGCGACGGACAAGACCATCGTATCCGTTTGTCATCTCAATGATTTTTGCTACATTCACCCGGCCTGAAGGCGCTCTTTTTTTTGCTGTTATCATGCTTCATGCTCTCTTCTCAACTTTTCGACCAAATGACTCCCATCAGCGGAAATCCATCCTTCGGGTCTTTTTTACTGAAATCGCGCTTTTCGCAGTTCCTTATATTGCGTTCACACTGTTCAGGATCTTCTATTACGGCCACCTGTTTCCGAATACATTCTATGCAAAAACCGGATTGTCCTCGGTCTATCTTACCGCAGGGATAACATACTTTGTTCAGTTCGTCAAAGCATATCTCCTCTACGGGTTCGCTCTGGCCGCACCCCTGTTTCTTTTGACAGTCCGGGAAAGGCGCTTTGAAACGAGCCTGTTTTTCTCACTCATCCTTGTATATTGTATTTATGTCGTTTCGGTGGGGGGCGATGTCCTCTCTCTGCATCGGTTTTTCCTGCCGGTTCTTCCGCTGATTTTTATCCTATGGGCGAGATTTTTACACGAGGTATTTATCATTTTTTCCCACAGGAGGGAGAGCCTCCGCCTTGCCCTCTTCGCAGCAACCTGGGCGGCGGTATTCGCTTTCGCCGGGTACATGTATTTCGGTGAAAGGGCGATAATCGCGCAGGTGCGGACTTCTGAGACCGGGCTCGTCAGTAAAATGAAAATAAAAGCGGCCTGGCTGAAAGACCGTCAGGCTGAACGCAGCGGGAAACTCTGCGTCGCAGCCACGACTGTAGGCGCTCTGGGATATTTCTCCGGTGTAACGGTCATCGACATGCTCGGCCTTACCGACGAGCAGATTGCCCATCATCCGCAGCCCATACCGGAAATCTCCGCCGATGCCTCCGTTACCTGGAAAGAAAAGAAATACAACGCAGCATATGTGCTTTCCCGGAAACCGGACTACATCATCTTCTCTACCGACCTGAAACCGAGCGCTTACGCGGAACGAGCGTTGTTCCTGCAGCCTGATTTCCTCTTCTTATATTATCCGCAGCATATCATATTACACAAGCTAAAGTCGAGCCAGGTTTTTTATACACGTAAAAATCCCGAACAAGTATCCCGAACAAGAAAATTTCCTCCCAATCCAGGATTTTCTGCTGAATTTGTGGGTAAATATAGCCGGGCTCTCACACTCATATCACAACACGAATGGAAAAAAGCGACCATCTCTATCGACAATCTTCAGACCATCGCCCAGGACATAATCAAAACCGCCCCGGTGGAATTTGGCGAGGGATATCGCATCCTGGGAGATGTCTGCCGATACAAAAATGATCTGAACGCCGCCGTAACAAATTACCTCGCGGCAACCGAGCGTGATGAATTCAACTTTGAATCCCATTTTCAGCTCTACCGTATCTATAAGAGCAGAAACGAGTTAACTGACTCGGCAATCCACCTTGAAAAAATCCTCAAAAGCTCGCCGTACGGCCTGATATTCGGAAAACCGTTCCATCTCGGCGTCTCTTTTCTCCAGGTGAAAATGTACGACGATGCCATTCATGAGCTGAAAGCTGCGGCCGGAAGCGAGCAGAACACCGATGATCTCTCGGAAATCCGTCTGAATCTAGGGTCGGCCTATTTTGCGAAATCCATGCTCACCGAAGCGGTTTTGGAATGCACCGAGGCGCTCCGATTGAAACCGGGCTATGCCGCTGCACATTTCGGACTTGGCCAATGCTATGAAAAACAGGGGAAACCTGTTGAGGCTCAGGCGGAATACCGCGAATACATGAGGCTCTCGGGGGTGAAATAACACACACCCCGCCAATATAGATGCAATTACCGCTATTCCCTCACCTCATCCCCGTTGCCCCCTTCACATAATACACTGAGTAATACGTATCCTTGACCAGCCCCGGATAGCCCAGGAAGTAAGGCTGTTCCGGAATGTCCTGGTAGGAGAAGTCACGGCTCACCTTCCAGAGTTTTCTCTGCTCAGGGGTGAGGTGGCAGTAGAGCACATGAACAGCCAGGTTGCCTTTCTTGTCGAAGCAGAGGCCCTGGACGCCGCCGCCACGGATGAAGTCGCCGCCGAGGGCGCAGGTGCCGAGATAAGATTTCACGCGGGTTGTGGGGTTCCAGGCGAAGAGGGACATGGGAACGGGGCCGACTCCGTTGTTGTAGAGGCAGGCCCAGTAGATGCGGCCATCCGGGCCGGTCTCGATTGCATAGGGGTATCCGCCGAATGTTTCGCCGTCTACCGACCAGGAGCAGAGCGGGCGGACATGGAGCTTGCCGTCCGTGGCGGGAATCATGTCCATCTCCCAGAGCTTGCCGTCCGAGTGGCCGTAGAGCTTGTTCGAGCCGGTCGCGCCGCTCGTGAGTGTGTAGGAATGGCTGTATTTAAGGCCGCCTTCCGCCGCGATTTCATAGTCATGGAGCTTGAATTCCTGGGGGTCCCAGACTATCATGAAGCTCTTCCCGGAGGGAGTGACTTCGCCCTTGTGGTATACCCGGCCTGTGGAAAGCTCCATTGCCATGTAGCGGCTGGAGGCGAGGCCGCCCCAGGGGCCGGCGTTCCAGATGCGCCCGGTTTTCAGGTTGTACACCAGGAAGTGTCCCGAAGGCTCGGTCATGCCGTAGAGGAAACCGCGGTCAGTGTCCGCGCAGAACCCCACTGTGCCTTCCTGTTTGTAGCCGGGGCCAAGGTCTTCGGTATGGCCGGTTTTCGGATCATAGCAGAAGAAATGACAGGGGAACTGGCCCCCCTTTATCCCGTAAGGCGACTCGCCCATATCGGAGCGGATGTCGAAATGGAACTCGTATCCCTGCTTCATTGCGCCGTACATCTTGCCGTCCTTGCCGAGACGGAGCTTGGTGTGGATTTTGCCGAGGATGCCCTGTCCGCGGCCATACAGGTGGGAAAGCTCGTCGGAGCGGAATAGGAGCCGCCACAGGGCGGTTTTGGGGTCGAGCTGCATTAAGGGGGAGAACTTGCCGTAATAGGCCCCGCCCACATAGACCCGGCCCGCATCGTCAGCCTGGATGGCCGTGTAGCCGGAGCCGCCGTGCATGGCGGACGGTATGGGGAAGACTTCCACCTGGAGCTTCTTGTGCCCGGCGAACAGGTCCCCGGCGGGGAAGTTCTGACGGGAACTTTCAATAATCCGGGGATCGGCCTCCACTATGACGCCGCTCTTTTCCCATTCTTTGGCAGTTCCCGGGGTGAGCACCCAGAGATTGGCAATTCGCTCCGTCTCCGCCATGACCAGGGCGCCTCTTTCGGTTGCTACAAGGTCGGCCATGGGTTTCAGGTTGAACATTTTCACCGCCGGGTAATCCACCTCGAATGTTCCCCTCGCCGGGTCGTAACACCAGAACCTGCTGATGCCCTGGTCCTCGCCCCCGCTGATACCGTAGAGACGGCCGTCCAGAGGGGAGAACGCCAGCCCGCGCACCTGGATGGAGCTAATGGGTTTTCCCAGGTTTTCGATATCGTTTGTAGCCGGATCCAAACGGACGATGTAGCCGTCCGA includes:
- a CDS encoding tetratricopeptide repeat protein, with amino-acid sequence MAKQIKKTRKNPVEPPPSGPIVLNTASQYALLIVLMGVFIYFCIQNAFIQDDTYITLRYVKNFISGHGLVFNPGERVEGYTCFLWVMILSAAAVLGLNTENVSQYLSVFFGVLTLAVTFALYRIISAPPPSAMMEKRAERWNSWFALIPVLFLVSVGAFSFWSVSGMESSLFVFLVVTGLFFHLKQPRRTRPSYPFVISMIFATFTRPEGALFFAVIMLHALFSTFRPNDSHQRKSILRVFFTEIALFAVPYIAFTLFRIFYYGHLFPNTFYAKTGLSSVYLTAGITYFVQFVKAYLLYGFALAAPLFLLTVRERRFETSLFFSLILVYCIYVVSVGGDVLSLHRFFLPVLPLIFILWARFLHEVFIIFSHRRESLRLALFAATWAAVFAFAGYMYFGERAIIAQVRTSETGLVSKMKIKAAWLKDRQAERSGKLCVAATTVGALGYFSGVTVIDMLGLTDEQIAHHPQPIPEISADASVTWKEKKYNAAYVLSRKPDYIIFSTDLKPSAYAERALFLQPDFLFLYYPQHIILHKLKSSQVFYTRKNPEQVSRTRKFPPNPGFSAEFVGKYSRALTLISQHEWKKATISIDNLQTIAQDIIKTAPVEFGEGYRILGDVCRYKNDLNAAVTNYLAATERDEFNFESHFQLYRIYKSRNELTDSAIHLEKILKSSPYGLIFGKPFHLGVSFLQVKMYDDAIHELKAAAGSEQNTDDLSEIRLNLGSAYFAKSMLTEAVLECTEALRLKPGYAAAHFGLGQCYEKQGKPVEAQAEYREYMRLSGVK
- a CDS encoding DUF3566 domain-containing protein, with the translated sequence MVKKWKVRRIGLWSAMKIGGSISCVFGFAAGVFLGLVFAFFSSLIAMMLSEHNPAYGFGGLIIFPVICTLFFGFMGIILSLVFALFYNLSAALFGGIELEMEAERVNYHPEEYSSKLHEAI
- a CDS encoding glutamine--tRNA ligase/YqeY domain fusion protein, which codes for MNTSNVDHDRIPKKNAVKSFPEDKTVPAPTNFIREIINEDLRINKNNGRVHTRFPPEPNGYLHIGHAKSICLNFGLALEYNGECNLRFDDTNPSKEDIEYVESIINDVKWLGFDWDDRLFYASDYFEKLYQFAVELIKMEKAYVCSLSAHQIREYRGTLTEPGKESPYRNRSIEENLDLFSRMRAGEFKNGAHVLRAKIDMASPNLNMRDPVIYRIIHAEHHRTGNAWCIYPMYDFTHCLSDSLEGITHSICTLEFEDHRPLYDWCLDELKVPCHPQQIEFARLNLTYTVMSKRKLLELVQERYVSGWNDPRMPTLSGMRRRGYTPEAIRNFAERIGVAKRDSMVDVALLEYHIREDLNKRSPRVMAVLRPLKVVIENYPEGMAEELDAVNNPEDPGMGTRKVPFSRELYIERDDFMENPPGKFYRLAPGREVRLRYAYFIKCVGVVKDEKTGEVIELRCTYDPATRGGDAPDGRKVKSTLHWVSAPHAIPAEVRLYDRLLSVENPYGQEGDFKNFLNPHSLEVLTGCRLEPSLDCAAPGCRYQFERIGYFCVDSVDSTPERLVFNRTVTLKDEWERIKKRGKEL
- a CDS encoding hotdog fold thioesterase encodes the protein MENLVTFFETDVFARYLGVELLEASEGRAKARLEIRPHHLNSHAIVHGGVLFGLADVVFAVASNSYGVAAVAIHADISYFKATSEGVLTAEAKELSRSAKLASYTIHISDDKGKIVAAFQGMVYRKEKRSEGKQK